One segment of Macaca fascicularis isolate 582-1 chromosome 4, T2T-MFA8v1.1 DNA contains the following:
- the BAK1 gene encoding bcl-2 homologous antagonist/killer isoform X1 produces the protein MASGQGPGPPRQECGEPALPSASEEQVARDTEEVFRSYVFYRHQQEQEAEGAAAPADPEMDTLPLQPSSTMGQVGRQLAIIGDDINRRYDSEFQTMLQHLQPTAENAYEYFTKIASSLFESGINWGRVVALLGFGYRLALHVYQHGLTGFLGQVTRFVVDFMLHHCIARWIAQRGGWVAALNLGNGPILNVLVVLGVVLLGQFVVRRFFKS, from the exons ATGGCTTCGGGACAAGGCCCAGGTCCTCCCAGGCAGGAATGCGGAGAGCCTGCCCTGCCCTCTGCTTCTG AGGAGCAGGTAGCCCGGGACACAGAGGAGGTTTTCCGCAGCTACGTTTTTTACCGCCATCAGCAGGAACAGGAGGCTGAAGGGGCGGCTGCCCCTGCCGACCCAGAGATGGACACCTTGCCCCTGCAACCTAGCAG CACCATGGGGCAGGTGGGACGGCAGCTGGCCATCATCGGGGACGACATCAACAGACGCTATGACTCAGAGTTCCAGACCATGCTGCAGCACCTGCAGCCCACGGCAGAGAACGCCTATGAGTACTTCACCAAGATTGCCTCCAG CCTGTTTGAGAGTGGCATCAACTGGGGCCGTGTGGTGGCTCTTCTGGGCTTCGGCTACCGTCTGGCCCTACACGTCTACCAGCACGGCCTGACTGGCTTCCTGGGCCAGGTGACCCGCTTCGTGGTCGACTTCATGCTGCATCACTGCATTGCCCGGTGGATTGCACAGAGGGGTGGCTGG GTGGCAGCCCTGAACTTGGGCAATGGTCCCATCCTGAACGTGCTGGTGGTTCTGGGTGTGGTTCTGTTGGGCCAGTTTGTGGTACGAAGATTCTTCAAATCATGA
- the BAK1 gene encoding bcl-2 homologous antagonist/killer isoform X2: MDTLPLQPSSTMGQVGRQLAIIGDDINRRYDSEFQTMLQHLQPTAENAYEYFTKIASSLFESGINWGRVVALLGFGYRLALHVYQHGLTGFLGQVTRFVVDFMLHHCIARWIAQRGGWVAALNLGNGPILNVLVVLGVVLLGQFVVRRFFKS, encoded by the exons ATGGACACCTTGCCCCTGCAACCTAGCAG CACCATGGGGCAGGTGGGACGGCAGCTGGCCATCATCGGGGACGACATCAACAGACGCTATGACTCAGAGTTCCAGACCATGCTGCAGCACCTGCAGCCCACGGCAGAGAACGCCTATGAGTACTTCACCAAGATTGCCTCCAG CCTGTTTGAGAGTGGCATCAACTGGGGCCGTGTGGTGGCTCTTCTGGGCTTCGGCTACCGTCTGGCCCTACACGTCTACCAGCACGGCCTGACTGGCTTCCTGGGCCAGGTGACCCGCTTCGTGGTCGACTTCATGCTGCATCACTGCATTGCCCGGTGGATTGCACAGAGGGGTGGCTGG GTGGCAGCCCTGAACTTGGGCAATGGTCCCATCCTGAACGTGCTGGTGGTTCTGGGTGTGGTTCTGTTGGGCCAGTTTGTGGTACGAAGATTCTTCAAATCATGA